In Roseomonas fluvialis, one genomic interval encodes:
- a CDS encoding VOC family protein has product MTPALALAEVVIPCRDVIRQRAFYERILERPPADARAGLVRFDLGAIALVLRMRGDALFPREGTPGVMLSFRLTTRDELERWHRRLLMAQVAVLDGPAARPGGGMDLLVADPEGNVLALAAP; this is encoded by the coding sequence GTGACGCCCGCTCTCGCCCTCGCGGAGGTGGTCATCCCCTGCCGCGACGTAATCCGCCAGCGCGCCTTCTACGAACGCATCCTGGAACGCCCGCCGGCCGACGCCCGCGCCGGGCTGGTGCGCTTCGACCTGGGTGCCATCGCGCTGGTGCTGCGCATGCGCGGCGACGCGCTGTTCCCACGCGAGGGCACGCCCGGCGTGATGCTGTCCTTCCGCCTGACGACCCGCGACGAACTCGAACGCTGGCATCGCCGGCTGCTGATGGCGCAGGTCGCGGTACTGGACGGCCCCGCGGCACGCCCGGGCGGCGGCATGGACCTTCTGGTGGCCGACCCCGAGGGCAACGTGCTGGCCCTGGCTGCGCCCTGA